A window of the Desulfobacula toluolica Tol2 genome harbors these coding sequences:
- a CDS encoding MotA/TolQ/ExbB proton channel family protein: protein MDMANEIYLYLRQGGLIMVPLILCSCIMWTLILDRAIFFFRLEKKDIELHQMFRILEQDQRPDKHPGIRAYLINQIMSRRTHDRVADKRIIDECAMPLFSRLERFLATIAVLAAVSPLFGLLGTVTGMITTFDVITLFGTGNARAMAGGISEALVTTQSGLLVSIPGLFMSVFLYRQSSRARTRLEEAVMILKRSLK, encoded by the coding sequence ATGGATATGGCAAATGAAATCTACCTTTATCTGAGGCAGGGGGGACTGATTATGGTTCCCCTTATCCTGTGTTCCTGCATCATGTGGACATTGATCCTGGACCGGGCAATCTTTTTTTTCAGGCTTGAAAAAAAAGATATAGAGCTGCACCAGATGTTCCGTATACTTGAACAGGATCAGAGGCCTGACAAACATCCGGGAATCCGTGCCTACCTTATCAATCAGATCATGAGCCGCAGAACCCATGACCGTGTGGCAGACAAACGGATCATTGACGAATGTGCCATGCCGCTTTTTTCCCGGCTGGAACGTTTCCTGGCAACCATTGCAGTACTGGCGGCAGTATCCCCCCTGTTCGGACTGCTGGGCACAGTCACCGGCATGATCACTACCTTTGACGTTATCACGCTGTTTGGCACAGGAAATGCCAGGGCTATGGCCGGCGGAATTTCAGAAGCCCTGGTCACCACCCAAAGCGGGCTTTTGGTGTCCATACCAGGGCTTTTCATGAGTGTTTTTTTATACAGGCAGTCGTCCCGGGCCAGGACCCGTTTAGAAGAGGCGGTTATGATTTTAAAAAGGAGTTTAAAATGA
- a CDS encoding ExbD/TolR family protein, with translation MINVRSSVRMRSKEVGINMSPLIDLVFLLLIFFMVTTSFVRETGIDVQRPSASSAALTENGNILVAVSNEGTIHFDGKKIDIRSLRSHITRAISENPEGSVVIVADKISYTGIVIRVMDQCRLAGARRVSIAASKKSGENR, from the coding sequence ATGATAAATGTCAGAAGTTCTGTCAGGATGCGAAGCAAAGAAGTGGGCATCAATATGTCCCCGCTGATTGATCTTGTTTTTCTGTTACTGATCTTTTTTATGGTGACCACAAGCTTTGTCAGGGAGACTGGAATTGATGTCCAGAGACCGTCGGCATCATCAGCCGCTCTTACTGAAAACGGAAATATCCTGGTAGCAGTCTCCAATGAAGGAACCATTCACTTTGACGGCAAAAAAATTGATATCAGGAGCTTAAGATCCCACATCACCCGGGCCATTTCAGAGAACCCCGAAGGATCAGTAGTCATTGTAGCCGACAAAATCAGCTATACCGGTATTGTAATCAGGGTAATGGACCAGTGCCGGTTGGCCGGGGCCAGGCGGGTGAGTATTGCCGCATCTAAAAAAAGCGGTGAAAACCGATGA
- a CDS encoding energy transducer TonB has product MKNLVFKSYLVQGFLGALIINMLLFCSLPGLIIMETEKDDLESLNVVNFTRIKPAPPQTKTKEPPPEKEPEKEPEKEPEKIYTATRQKPQKVAKRELKLNIPAMDLNIDQRISGGVPVFSPAQEPVVQDLDARSMPDFDAVMDQDAVDTIPMPTFKNHPRYPYRAKRMGIEGEVKVKFLVDKEGRVSDITIIQASVPGIFNDSVINAISSWKYSPGELMGRKVATMVTTTIIFKMEAQ; this is encoded by the coding sequence ATGAAAAACCTTGTATTCAAATCTTATCTTGTACAGGGTTTTCTGGGGGCACTTATCATAAATATGCTGTTGTTCTGTTCTTTACCCGGCCTGATCATCATGGAAACTGAAAAGGATGATCTTGAAAGCCTGAATGTGGTGAATTTCACACGAATCAAACCTGCCCCCCCGCAGACCAAGACCAAAGAGCCCCCCCCGGAAAAAGAACCGGAAAAAGAACCGGAAAAAGAACCGGAAAAAATTTATACGGCCACCCGTCAAAAGCCCCAAAAGGTTGCTAAAAGAGAGCTGAAACTGAATATACCTGCCATGGATCTTAATATTGATCAAAGAATATCAGGCGGGGTACCTGTGTTTTCCCCGGCACAGGAGCCCGTGGTGCAGGATTTGGATGCCAGATCCATGCCGGACTTTGATGCTGTAATGGATCAAGACGCAGTAGATACCATTCCCATGCCTACATTTAAGAATCACCCCAGGTATCCATATCGTGCCAAACGCATGGGAATTGAAGGTGAGGTCAAGGTAAAATTCCTGGTGGACAAGGAGGGACGAGTGTCTGATATTACGATTATCCAGGCCAGTGTTCCGGGTATTTTCAATGACAGCGTTATCAATGCAATCTCCTCATGGAAATATTCACCTGGTGAGCTGATGGGAAGGAAAGTCGCCACCATGGTCACCACTACCATTATTTTTAAAATGGAGGCCCAATAA
- a CDS encoding tetratricopeptide repeat protein: MKKKRPRTQYVTALWLFLVFVLLPASTGAADAQCPDEKTLSRNARIALVAAQKQINENNPSNARQTLLKFNQEYPDENHPYVAYTLANLLVEKDLLSQALAQYQKTIDMCEGYAPAWQNMGKICFDLKKFNQAALAMEKTYELTGRKNHLLLFHAAVAHISDKKSEKALNHLQFLTSGKAGPPEAGWVKLMAQLSIEQQQTKKAIAIVENLLDKKNPDACLFRVAANLYLHMNKYRKAAEALSVYGMLCPLAIAEQTLLADLYNNLGIPFKAALHYEKVIEKKSEKKTYERLASAWLEACKPEKAMRAAEQGLKIHPKSQALWKIKAWIHYDNKEFHKASQAFLQACVLKKSDSKSLFMHGLCACKAGRHEIAKKALEKASCHSRYKKQALALIRQMEQGAGKS; encoded by the coding sequence ATGAAAAAGAAAAGACCCCGGACACAATATGTGACAGCCTTGTGGTTGTTTCTTGTTTTTGTATTATTACCGGCAAGCACAGGTGCCGCAGATGCTCAATGCCCGGATGAAAAGACCTTGAGCCGCAACGCCCGCATTGCACTGGTAGCTGCTCAAAAACAGATAAATGAAAACAACCCCTCAAATGCAAGACAGACTCTTCTCAAATTCAACCAGGAGTATCCCGATGAAAACCATCCCTATGTAGCCTATACTCTTGCCAATCTCCTGGTTGAAAAAGATCTGCTTTCTCAGGCCCTTGCCCAGTATCAAAAAACCATTGACATGTGCGAAGGTTATGCCCCGGCCTGGCAGAATATGGGTAAAATATGCTTTGACCTTAAAAAATTTAACCAGGCAGCCCTTGCCATGGAAAAAACCTATGAACTTACGGGACGGAAAAATCATTTACTGCTGTTCCATGCTGCTGTAGCCCATATCTCTGACAAAAAATCTGAAAAAGCCCTGAACCATCTGCAGTTTCTCACATCCGGCAAAGCAGGGCCACCTGAAGCCGGCTGGGTCAAACTCATGGCCCAGCTCTCCATTGAACAACAACAGACAAAAAAAGCCATTGCCATTGTTGAAAACCTGCTGGATAAAAAAAATCCTGATGCATGTCTTTTCAGGGTTGCAGCGAACCTGTATCTGCACATGAATAAATACCGTAAAGCAGCAGAAGCCTTATCAGTCTATGGTATGCTTTGCCCCCTGGCCATTGCCGAACAAACCCTTCTGGCTGACCTTTATAACAACCTGGGGATTCCGTTTAAAGCTGCACTGCACTATGAAAAAGTCATTGAAAAAAAGTCTGAAAAAAAAACATATGAACGGCTGGCATCTGCCTGGCTTGAGGCCTGCAAGCCTGAAAAAGCCATGAGGGCTGCTGAACAAGGCCTGAAAATCCATCCGAAATCCCAGGCCCTTTGGAAAATCAAAGCCTGGATTCATTATGACAACAAAGAATTTCACAAGGCATCGCAAGCATTTTTACAGGCATGCGTACTGAAAAAATCCGATTCAAAATCATTGTTCATGCACGGGCTTTGTGCCTGCAAAGCCGGCCGACATGAGATTGCAAAAAAAGCCTTAGAAAAGGCATCTTGCCATTCCCGTTATAAAAAACAAGCCTTGGCATTGATCCGGCAAATGGAACAGGGAGCCGGCAAATCATGA
- a CDS encoding helix-turn-helix domain-containing protein encodes MSASVFYKSDYTPPDEGSQNPYGRFVYDVTGMANPEQIFKVIPVKPGLCLSFCTNSTKIYPHIEFEVKNAPVDFSFFLSGSCVHRIKGLNPKKTIELVHKPGMNMVSCLPNIEGKMNLDPDQSLACVCLKIDPDLLFSYLEENLDQASQKVRDLFDSKKKTYFTCPMSRDMITTALQIVHPPAYTGSASTLFYESRALELLAMQLKLLGGQHLISKPFHMTGSDLESIHSARHILLEDIQNPPTIATLSRICGINEFKLKKGFKQTFNTTIFAYLKKHRMETAWHMLKEQNISVTEAASMVGYTNISHFSAAFRKQFNINPGTLKKKFINPVNYHSPETGQTALKCPSVLPSRKTICPDRH; translated from the coding sequence ATGAGCGCATCAGTATTTTATAAATCAGACTATACCCCCCCGGATGAAGGCTCCCAAAATCCCTATGGCAGGTTTGTCTATGACGTCACAGGCATGGCAAATCCGGAACAGATATTTAAAGTCATTCCTGTCAAACCCGGCCTTTGTTTATCCTTTTGCACAAATTCAACCAAAATCTATCCACACATTGAATTTGAAGTCAAAAATGCACCTGTGGATTTTTCCTTTTTTCTTTCAGGTTCCTGTGTCCACAGAATTAAAGGCCTGAACCCAAAAAAAACCATTGAATTAGTCCATAAACCGGGCATGAATATGGTCTCCTGTCTTCCTAATATTGAAGGGAAGATGAATCTTGACCCAGACCAGTCCCTGGCATGCGTATGCCTTAAAATTGATCCAGATCTTTTATTTTCCTACCTGGAAGAAAACCTGGACCAGGCATCCCAAAAAGTCCGGGACTTGTTTGATAGTAAAAAAAAGACTTACTTTACCTGCCCCATGAGCCGGGACATGATAACAACCGCCCTGCAGATTGTTCATCCGCCGGCCTATACCGGAAGTGCCAGTACCCTGTTTTATGAAAGCCGGGCATTGGAACTTCTGGCCATGCAGCTTAAACTCTTAGGGGGTCAACATTTGATTTCAAAACCGTTTCACATGACCGGCTCCGATCTTGAAAGCATTCATTCGGCACGACATATTCTGCTTGAGGATATCCAGAACCCGCCTACCATTGCAACTCTTTCAAGGATTTGCGGTATTAATGAATTCAAGCTGAAAAAAGGGTTTAAACAAACCTTTAACACCACCATATTTGCTTATCTTAAAAAACATAGAATGGAAACTGCCTGGCACATGCTCAAAGAGCAAAACATATCGGTTACTGAGGCTGCATCCATGGTGGGTTATACAAATATCAGCCATTTCAGTGCCGCGTTTCGCAAGCAGTTTAACATCAATCCCGGAACACTGAAAAAAAAATTTATAAATCCGGTAAATTACCATTCCCCAGAAACCGGACAAACTGCTTTAAAATGCCCTTCCGTTTTGCCGTCCAGAAAAACAATTTGCCCGGATCGGCATTGA
- the yjjJ gene encoding type II toxin-antitoxin system HipA family toxin YjjJ, whose translation MTLSITEYLERGPSTSKEIQAATGLSQSTVSRLLKKKGDSVIQLKRGRSTRYAATRNAFGGNDKLPLSMINVSGETILIAYIRPLNYGGFFVEIVRDFSPLLLGENEDGLYDDLPYFLYDLRPQGFLGRQIAHAIASQSDDFPSNPDTWTTNHIGRYLISNGDDLPGCFIFGEPSLLRVKRKPACVSDTDYPALAENVMNGDVPGSSAGGEQPKFTAFNGNLSSHVIVKFTPKGDNEIAARWRDILITEYWAAKIISTGFFPAAKPRLFDIDGRLFLETQRFDRFKEFGRLPMISLKVIDAEFVGLGNNWALIMRNLCKKNMVSKQDALDAQTLWHFGRLINNTDMHLGNLSLTIEYDSFQLLPVYDMCSMGFAPRSGGEVPPFSFKPLNIDKIDIDEEQLWMIKSLAHKFWDHVVNDDRISDQFRNFLQKGNPIDSLWSSENFV comes from the coding sequence ATGACACTTTCAATAACCGAATATTTAGAGCGAGGCCCCTCAACATCTAAAGAGATCCAGGCGGCAACAGGCCTGAGCCAGAGTACGGTTTCTCGCCTATTAAAAAAAAAGGGAGATAGTGTCATACAGTTAAAAAGAGGGCGTTCAACAAGATATGCGGCCACCCGCAACGCTTTTGGAGGTAACGACAAACTGCCTTTAAGCATGATCAATGTGTCAGGGGAAACTATTTTAATTGCTTACATACGGCCTTTGAACTATGGCGGCTTTTTTGTGGAAATAGTCAGAGACTTCTCTCCCCTTTTACTTGGTGAGAATGAAGACGGGCTGTATGATGACCTGCCTTATTTCCTATACGACCTAAGACCCCAAGGTTTTTTAGGTCGGCAAATTGCCCATGCGATAGCCTCACAATCAGATGATTTTCCTTCTAACCCAGACACCTGGACTACCAATCACATTGGTCGTTATTTGATTTCCAATGGTGATGATTTGCCTGGGTGTTTTATATTTGGAGAACCATCGCTACTGCGTGTTAAACGCAAACCTGCCTGCGTGTCTGATACGGACTATCCTGCACTTGCAGAAAACGTTATGAACGGAGATGTCCCAGGTTCATCGGCTGGCGGTGAGCAGCCAAAATTTACAGCTTTTAATGGAAACCTTTCGTCTCATGTGATTGTCAAATTCACCCCTAAAGGGGATAACGAAATTGCAGCAAGATGGCGTGATATTTTAATTACAGAATATTGGGCCGCAAAAATTATTAGCACTGGTTTCTTTCCCGCTGCCAAGCCCAGGCTTTTCGATATAGACGGGAGATTATTTCTGGAGACACAACGATTCGATAGGTTCAAAGAGTTCGGCAGATTACCAATGATTTCTCTCAAAGTTATTGATGCAGAGTTTGTCGGCCTGGGAAATAATTGGGCTTTAATCATGAGAAATCTTTGCAAGAAAAACATGGTTTCTAAACAAGATGCTCTGGATGCACAAACTTTATGGCATTTTGGCCGTCTCATAAATAATACAGATATGCATTTAGGAAATTTGAGTCTAACGATAGAATATGATTCATTCCAGTTGTTGCCGGTCTATGATATGTGTTCCATGGGGTTTGCACCAAGAAGCGGAGGGGAAGTCCCGCCATTTTCTTTTAAACCGCTAAATATCGATAAAATAGATATTGATGAGGAACAGTTATGGATGATTAAAAGCTTAGCTCATAAATTTTGGGATCACGTTGTAAATGATGATAGAATTTCAGATCAATTCAGGAATTTTTTGCAAAAAGGGAACCCGATTGATTCGCTTTGGTCATCGGAAAATTTCGTATAG
- a CDS encoding ABC transporter ATP-binding protein, translating into MRIDIRNLDFSYPGRKVLHDINVIMDDSEIVCLVGPNGSGKSTIVKCIESLLVPDKGRILLDGKESRNMKRIDMAKKIGYVPQSSNLTFSTTVFDVVLMGRRPHSSWQSSMIDIDIVIDILVLLELEDIALRQFNRLSGGQQQRVLIARAMAQHPELLLLDEPTSALDIAHQLDIMNIITDFVNEKNMSVVMVVHDLNLAARYADTIIMLKNGKIYAKGKPEEVFTKENLAFVYDVEAAIGSQKNKVTIIPIARNGCRLQTGT; encoded by the coding sequence ATGAGAATTGATATTCGTAATCTTGACTTTTCCTATCCAGGCAGAAAAGTTCTCCACGATATAAACGTAATCATGGATGATTCTGAAATCGTTTGTTTAGTTGGACCCAACGGCAGCGGCAAGAGTACAATTGTAAAATGCATTGAGTCTCTTCTTGTTCCTGATAAAGGCCGGATACTTCTGGATGGCAAAGAATCCAGGAATATGAAAAGAATTGATATGGCTAAAAAGATAGGTTATGTACCCCAAAGCTCTAATCTTACCTTTTCCACAACGGTTTTTGATGTTGTTTTAATGGGTAGAAGACCTCACTCTTCATGGCAAAGCAGCATGATAGATATTGATATTGTAATTGATATACTTGTTTTATTGGAGTTGGAAGACATTGCCTTAAGGCAGTTTAATCGTCTCTCAGGCGGGCAACAGCAACGTGTTTTGATCGCAAGGGCTATGGCTCAGCACCCCGAATTATTACTTTTGGATGAACCGACTTCAGCCCTTGATATAGCCCACCAACTGGATATAATGAATATTATAACTGATTTTGTGAATGAAAAAAATATGTCGGTGGTTATGGTTGTCCATGATTTAAATCTTGCAGCAAGGTATGCAGACACAATTATCATGCTCAAAAATGGGAAAATATATGCAAAGGGTAAACCGGAAGAAGTTTTTACAAAGGAAAACCTTGCCTTTGTCTATGATGTTGAGGCTGCAATTGGAAGCCAGAAGAACAAAGTCACAATTATTCCCATTGCCAGGAACGGCTGCCGTCTACAAACCGGAACCTGA
- a CDS encoding FecCD family ABC transporter permease has translation MSNLSAIQQKRIDLRQSYLKHKGRKQLFVGILIPTLLILVGFAVSNGSASISFADVFTVILKKNLPGLNLATVHADVIIWQLRLPRIIMGVMAGMALGSSGAVMQVVLKNPLADPYMLGIASAASFGASLAIIFGIGFWSGPYLVIGNAFFFSLLSSCLILGLSGKKDASPESMVLTGLALLFFFQALTTIVQYFGDADAVKAAVFWTVGNLGKADWSKISILFPLVMGGLLLLFWRSNDLNIMNAGDATAKSLGVNVGFTRIFNMIICSLLVAGVVSFTGTIGFVGLVAPHVVRMIIGCDNKFLVPASGLVGSALLILADTVARTVMSPIILPVGAVTSFFGVPLFVYLIIKKNGTNQ, from the coding sequence ATGAGCAATTTATCGGCAATCCAGCAGAAACGTATTGATTTGAGACAATCCTATTTAAAACACAAAGGCAGAAAACAATTATTTGTTGGTATTCTAATTCCAACACTGTTGATTCTTGTGGGATTTGCCGTGTCAAACGGCTCTGCAAGTATTTCATTTGCAGATGTTTTTACTGTTATTTTAAAAAAAAATCTACCTGGATTAAATTTGGCGACCGTCCATGCAGATGTTATTATCTGGCAGCTCAGGCTGCCCAGAATAATAATGGGTGTTATGGCCGGTATGGCCCTTGGTTCTTCCGGAGCAGTGATGCAGGTTGTCCTTAAAAATCCTTTGGCTGATCCTTATATGCTGGGTATCGCTTCTGCGGCAAGTTTTGGGGCATCCCTGGCAATTATTTTCGGCATAGGTTTTTGGAGTGGACCCTATTTGGTTATTGGCAATGCTTTTTTCTTTTCCCTGTTATCTTCGTGTTTAATACTTGGTTTGTCAGGAAAAAAGGATGCATCCCCCGAATCCATGGTTCTTACAGGCCTTGCACTTCTTTTCTTTTTTCAGGCCCTGACAACGATTGTTCAATATTTTGGAGATGCAGATGCTGTTAAAGCTGCGGTTTTCTGGACAGTTGGAAATCTGGGCAAGGCTGACTGGAGCAAAATTTCAATATTGTTCCCATTGGTTATGGGGGGCTTGCTGCTCCTTTTCTGGAGATCCAATGACTTGAATATAATGAATGCAGGGGATGCCACGGCTAAAAGCCTGGGTGTCAATGTCGGATTTACCAGAATTTTTAATATGATTATCTGTTCATTGCTTGTTGCCGGTGTGGTAAGTTTTACAGGAACCATCGGTTTTGTCGGCCTTGTTGCTCCCCATGTTGTCAGAATGATTATTGGTTGCGACAATAAATTTCTTGTGCCGGCTTCAGGACTTGTGGGTTCTGCTCTTTTGATTCTTGCCGACACTGTGGCACGAACTGTCATGTCTCCGATAATTCTTCCGGTGGGCGCTGTTACCTCTTTTTTCGGAGTCCCTTTATTTGTTTATTTAATAATTAAAAAAAATGGAACAAACCAATGA
- a CDS encoding ABC transporter substrate-binding protein translates to MLRENNVLKLYGLFLLFFIFFVTGNAIGRQNEITIIDAMGREVTIKQPVNRIAFSGTCIAEALRLIGVWNKVVGRGYMVIPDKHLYPDIEKLTVIAMEPPGPYNINCEKLLELDVDLLITMSFSFEGFKGMNDKIKSRTKVIALDMFQPDTIKKNFEILGKIFNEEKKSMDYLNWSENVMNKIVNKTSKLSLAQRKKYFFKWSFGGFDEIRTLSDKFSGMTKVNEILGGINIAADLNRAWGGILDPEWLIQQDLDIIICQDTILNGYGIGVDNNEVIRSYRKKVMGLSVLASSKAVKNKKVYMISPQFMHSSGFVIYFAYLAKWFHPDLFHDFDPESIHQEYLTRFMDVDYNLKKHGVFVYPYSTDATRFDQ, encoded by the coding sequence ATGCTTAGAGAAAACAATGTATTAAAATTATACGGTCTGTTTTTACTATTTTTTATTTTTTTTGTTACAGGCAATGCAATCGGAAGACAAAATGAAATTACAATAATTGATGCCATGGGGAGAGAGGTCACAATTAAACAGCCGGTTAATCGTATAGCCTTTAGTGGCACCTGTATTGCTGAAGCGCTCAGGTTAATCGGTGTTTGGAACAAAGTGGTTGGAAGAGGATATATGGTTATACCGGATAAACATTTATATCCGGATATCGAAAAGTTAACTGTTATTGCCATGGAACCTCCTGGCCCTTATAACATTAATTGCGAAAAGTTATTAGAACTTGATGTTGATCTTTTGATTACAATGAGTTTTTCATTTGAGGGGTTTAAAGGGATGAATGATAAAATAAAATCCCGTACCAAGGTGATTGCTTTAGACATGTTTCAACCGGATACGATAAAAAAAAATTTTGAAATTCTGGGTAAAATATTCAATGAAGAAAAGAAATCTATGGATTATCTTAACTGGTCTGAAAATGTGATGAACAAAATTGTTAATAAAACCTCCAAGCTTTCTTTGGCGCAAAGAAAAAAATATTTTTTTAAATGGAGTTTCGGCGGGTTTGATGAAATTAGGACTCTCTCCGATAAATTTTCGGGAATGACCAAAGTAAATGAAATTCTTGGCGGGATAAATATTGCAGCAGATTTAAACAGAGCCTGGGGAGGGATACTTGATCCTGAATGGCTGATTCAACAGGATCTTGATATCATCATATGTCAGGATACAATATTGAATGGTTATGGCATAGGCGTTGATAATAATGAGGTTATCAGGTCTTATAGAAAAAAAGTTATGGGGCTTTCCGTCCTTGCATCCAGCAAAGCCGTAAAAAACAAAAAGGTTTACATGATAAGCCCTCAATTTATGCATTCTTCAGGCTTTGTGATTTATTTTGCATATCTGGCCAAATGGTTTCATCCGGATCTTTTTCATGATTTTGATCCTGAATCTATACATCAAGAATATTTAACCCGTTTTATGGACGTTGATTACAATTTAAAGAAGCATGGCGTATTTGTTTATCCTTATTCCACAGACGCAACAAGGTTTGATCAATGA
- a CDS encoding helix-turn-helix transcriptional regulator: MKKILLIPSTQTNSKEKNLINIPPSIGTGSIEIIHLNYGIRLVIADYSLNQPTILECGVSGTSFGFGFCLSGTIESHPPYFKESFFVKKGQSGFFSFPDTLGYTEIIGLERVIRISILMDLDQMSAFVMEYPDQFMSVLINISETSFRFPDMISQPMWGALDKILHCPYHGLTRKFFIEGKVMELIAYKMEQLEIENWQNPEESVLAPNEADCVCHAARLLTHDLENAPGLIELARSVGMCRSKLHHCFCKFHGISPFEYLRNHRLEAARRLLNEGKMNVTEIAYKVGYRSLSHFSKVFKQYFGCPPGKCLKNAVSLSNRRLR, encoded by the coding sequence ATGAAAAAGATATTACTGATACCATCTACTCAGACCAATAGTAAAGAAAAAAACCTGATTAACATTCCCCCATCCATTGGTACAGGGAGTATTGAAATTATTCATTTGAATTACGGTATTCGATTGGTCATTGCGGATTACAGCCTGAACCAGCCGACTATTTTGGAATGCGGAGTGTCTGGTACTTCTTTCGGATTCGGCTTCTGCCTTTCGGGGACTATAGAGTCACATCCGCCATATTTTAAGGAATCGTTTTTTGTAAAAAAGGGGCAAAGCGGTTTTTTTTCTTTCCCGGACACTCTTGGTTACACTGAAATAATCGGCCTTGAGCGAGTGATCAGAATATCGATTTTGATGGACCTGGATCAGATGTCAGCTTTTGTAATGGAATACCCGGATCAGTTTATGAGCGTATTGATAAACATAAGTGAAACCTCTTTTCGTTTTCCAGATATGATTTCTCAGCCCATGTGGGGCGCACTTGACAAGATACTGCATTGTCCTTATCACGGGTTGACCCGCAAATTTTTTATTGAAGGCAAAGTCATGGAGCTGATAGCCTACAAGATGGAACAGCTGGAAATAGAAAATTGGCAAAATCCTGAAGAATCTGTTTTAGCACCCAATGAAGCTGATTGCGTTTGTCATGCCGCCCGATTGTTAACTCATGATTTGGAAAATGCACCGGGTTTGATAGAACTTGCCCGTTCCGTGGGGATGTGCCGCAGCAAACTGCATCATTGTTTTTGTAAGTTCCATGGTATTTCCCCTTTTGAGTATCTGCGTAACCACCGCCTTGAGGCTGCCAGACGCCTTTTGAATGAAGGTAAAATGAACGTTACCGAAATCGCTTACAAGGTTGGCTACAGAAGCCTCAGTCATTTTTCCAAAGTATTTAAACAATATTTTGGCTGCCCGCCCGGAAAATGTTTGAAAAATGCTGTTTCCTTATCAAATAGACGATTGCGCTAA
- a CDS encoding methyltransferase: MKKSLPTDFPELNYHELPYIAIRWETVKTALQLGLFDLLPEPQSASDIAVRVECDAKNTEYLLNALTALGYLYKKDGLFCNTEQTERFLTSRGDTGLAESLLAYDQWNEPALNGRMLTLVKEGAPLSRDMVSEQVWADSARKSINGSRCGRAQGIARLLSLLPDFDQWQKVLDIGAGPGLIGIAVAAAHPTLECCLFDRPVVIDVAQETIKEYGMEDRVKTISGDYSVDPFGEGYDAIIASYTLNFYNETEKLAPIMEKCFAALNPGGSLIVFSDGLSEEKTQPTDMVISWLPTSLMGQDFSFEEEVLPRAMLAAGFDSVRTKTLTDQFISPLGVTEFHVGRKR, translated from the coding sequence ATGAAAAAATCGTTGCCGACAGATTTTCCAGAATTGAATTATCATGAACTGCCCTATATTGCAATTCGCTGGGAAACGGTTAAAACAGCTTTGCAGTTGGGCCTTTTTGATCTTCTGCCCGAACCGCAAAGTGCTTCTGATATTGCTGTGCGGGTTGAGTGTGATGCAAAAAATACCGAATACCTGCTCAACGCATTGACTGCACTGGGGTATTTGTATAAAAAAGACGGCCTTTTTTGCAACACTGAGCAGACGGAGCGTTTTCTTACCAGCCGGGGAGATACCGGCCTGGCCGAGTCCCTGCTGGCCTATGATCAGTGGAACGAACCGGCTCTGAACGGTAGGATGCTTACGTTGGTCAAGGAGGGCGCTCCTCTCAGCCGTGATATGGTATCTGAACAGGTGTGGGCGGACTCTGCCCGCAAATCAATTAACGGTAGCCGTTGCGGCCGGGCTCAAGGAATCGCCCGCTTGCTTTCCTTGTTACCCGATTTTGATCAATGGCAAAAGGTTCTTGATATTGGTGCCGGTCCGGGCCTGATAGGGATTGCCGTTGCTGCTGCACATCCTACGTTAGAGTGCTGTTTGTTTGATCGTCCAGTGGTGATTGATGTGGCACAGGAGACAATCAAGGAGTACGGTATGGAAGACCGGGTGAAAACCATAAGCGGGGATTATTCTGTCGATCCGTTTGGAGAGGGGTATGATGCAATTATCGCCAGTTATACTTTGAATTTTTATAATGAAACTGAAAAACTGGCCCCAATTATGGAAAAGTGCTTTGCTGCATTAAATCCCGGTGGCAGCCTGATTGTTTTTTCAGATGGTTTGAGCGAGGAAAAAACCCAACCCACTGATATGGTTATCAGCTGGCTGCCTACTTCGTTGATGGGGCAGGACTTCTCTTTTGAAGAAGAGGTGTTGCCCCGGGCCATGCTTGCGGCCGGTTTTGACTCGGTTCGTACCAAAACATTGACCGACCAGTTTATTTCACCTCTTGGGGTGACGGAGTTTCATGTTGGGAGGAAACGTTAA